In Acidimicrobiales bacterium, the genomic window CCAGGTGGTCGGCAACCCGTACGAGCCCCGGCCGCCGATGAAGTTCCACAACTACTGGACCATCCGGACCCCGCCGGGCTGGAGCTGCCTTTTCGTTCCGCCGGTCAACCGGCCCGACGAGGTCGTCCACGTGTTCGGCGGCGTGGTCGACACGGACACCTACCGCTCGCCGGTCAACCTCCCGTTCGTCGTGACCGCGGACGACGGCATGTACACCCTGAAGCAGGGCACGCCGCTGGTGCAGGTGGTCCCGTTCCGCCGCCAGGACGCCGCCATCGAGGGGACGGTCCGCGCCGAGACCGACGACGAGGCCCGGCTGCGGCGCAAGATCCAGCGCAGCACCAACGCCGTCGACGGCTGGTACCGGCGTGTAGCCCGCGCCGCACGCTGAGGCGTCGTCCCCTAGACTGGGCGACGGAGCAAACACT contains:
- a CDS encoding DUF6065 family protein is translated as MRGRRRSVPVIEFTCSPEDEGVIAPPVPARSALPAWFRRLPGTDADRVGATNNGLTAKRCMPFLDAMATGWIVPLAATVRLEVADGGKSVTSGWEFDREMVSNHAPFQVVGNPYEPRPPMKFHNYWTIRTPPGWSCLFVPPVNRPDEVVHVFGGVVDTDTYRSPVNLPFVVTADDGMYTLKQGTPLVQVVPFRRQDAAIEGTVRAETDDEARLRRKIQRSTNAVDGWYRRVARAAR